One Salminus brasiliensis chromosome 5, fSalBra1.hap2, whole genome shotgun sequence DNA segment encodes these proteins:
- the arnt gene encoding aryl hydrocarbon receptor nuclear translocator isoform X3, giving the protein MASSHSDVPELPSLGMAVSAGSHAGAGAVMSKGSNKRSASSDFEDDEGSKMFRCDDDAGTSNDKERFARENHSEIERRRRNKMTAYITELSEMVPTCSALARKPDKLTILRMAVSHMKSLEGSGNTRADGAYKPSFLTDQELKHLILEAADGFLFVVSCESGRVVYVSDSVTPVLNQAQSDWLGSSLYDQLHPDDKDKLREQLSTSENANSGRMLDLKTGTVKKEGSQSSMRMSMGARRSFICRMRCGSCPVEPVSMNRLSFLKSRNRSGLGPAKDGERQYVVVHCTGYIRSWPPAGVALSEEECDSGQGNRYCLVAIGRLQVTCCPSDTSLNSVSVPVEFISRHNCQGTFTFVDHRCVATVGYQPQELLGKNFLELAHPEDQGLLRDSLQQVVKLRGQVLSVMFRFRAKSREWIWMRTSSFTFQNPYSEEIEYIICTNANVKQLQQQQAELEGGAGRDDMYEALPQVPVQPVGAVGADPNHSKVMPSTAPPVNQQVYPSAASFSAAPRPSEPFRSPAVAQPPPSAGQLLAHMSRQSAPSGPAVNGTSPIQVQSGNTAPPGAWTAARPPFSSQQVGGQTGKNQSPQFAMGAFNSSSTSSSSFGQMGGASVSVPSNTSSYPQLSTRSNPSTNGYSDVTQSGSQFPSRPAEASGWQQWQNQPHTQNNADTHSHIQNNQPEMFNDVLSMLDQSANFNSEDFGEIPMFPPFAD; this is encoded by the exons ATGGCATCTTCACATTCAG atGTACCTGAGTTGCCTTCATTAGGAATGGCCGTATCAGCTGGATCTCATGCTGGCGCTGGAGCCGTCATGTCAAAGGGCAGCAACAAGCGGTCAGCCAG CTCTGACTTCGAGGATGATGAAGGAAGTAAGATGTTCAG ATGCGATGATGATGCAGGCACCTCCAACGACAAAGAGCGCTTTGCAAG GGAGAACCACAGCGAGATTGAGCGTCGGAGGCGGAACAAGATGACCGCCTACATCACCGAATTGTCCGAAATGGTGCCCACATGCAGCGCGTTGGCACGGAAACCAGACAAGCTGACCATCCTGCGCATGGCCGTGTCGCACATGAAATCTCTGGAAGGCAGCGGCAACACAAGGGCTGACGGAGCATACAAGCCATCTTTCCTCACAGACCAG GAGCTGAAGCACTTGATTTTGGAGGCAGCAGATGGTTTCTTGTTCGTGGTGTCGTGTGAGAGCGGACGGGTCGTTTATGTCTCTGACTCGGTCACACCGGTTTTGAACCAGGCTCAGTCTGACTGGCTTGGGTCGTCTCTGTATGACCAGCTCCATCCAGACGACAAGGACAAACTGAGAGAACAGCTCTCCACCAGCGAGAATGCCAACAGTG GGCGAATGCTGGATCTAAAGACGGGTACAGTGAAGAAGGAGGGTAGCCAGTCATCCATGAGGATGAGTATGGGGGCGCGCCGTTCCTTCATCTGCAGAATGAG atgTGGTTCTTGTCCTGTGGAGCCAGTGTCCATGAACAGGCTCAGCTTTTTAAAGTCCAGAAACAG GAGTGGTTTGGGCCCTGCTAAAGATGGAGAGCGTCAGTATGTGGTGGTACATTGCACTGGTTACATCAGGTCGTGGCCTCCTGCAG GTGTTGCTCTTTCTGAAGAAGAGTGCGACAGTGGCCAAGGAAATCGTTACTGTCTAGTCGCCATTGGGCGGCTACAG GTAACGTGTTGCCCAAGTGATACCAGCTTAAACAGTGTCAGTGTGCCTGTGGAGTTCATTTCTCGCCATAATTGCCAGGGCACATTCACGTTTGTAGATCACCGCTGTGTGGCGACAGTAGGCTACCAGCCTCAG gaACTTCTGGGGAAGAACTTTCTTGAACTGGCCCATCCGGAGGACCAGGGCTTACTCAGAGACAGCTTGCAGCAG GTGGTGAAACTGCGTGGTCAGGTACTGTCTGTGATGTTCCGGTTTCGAGCCAAATCACGGGAGTGGATCTGGATGAGAACCAGCTCCTTCACCTTCCAGAACCCATACTCAGAAGAGATAGAGTACATCATCTGCACCAATGCCAATGTCAA GcagttgcagcagcagcaggcagaGTTGGAGGGAGGTGCAGGGAGAGACGACATGTATGAGGCTCTTCCTCAG GTTCCAGTGCAGCCAGTTGGAGCCGTTGGTGCTGATCCCA ACCACTCTAAGGTTATGCCTTCCACCGCGCCCCCAGTGAATCAGCAGGTTTACCCTTCAGCTGCATCATTCAGTGCTGCACCTCGGCCCAGCGAGCCCTTCAG GTCACCAGCAGTGGCCCAGCCCCCTCCCTCTGCAGGTCAGCTCCTAGCACACATGTCCCGTCAGAGTGCCCCCTCTGGACctgcagtaaatggcaccagcCCCATTCAGGTGCAGTCGGGTAACACGGCGCCCCCTGGAGCCTGGACCGCCGCACGCCCCCCTTTCAGCTCACAG CAGGTGGGAGGACAGACAGGGAAGAATCAGTCACCCCAGTTTGCTATGGGAGCCTTCAACTCTTCCTCCACATCATCTTCCTCTTTTGGGCAGATGGGTGGAGCTTCAGTCAGTGTTCCATCTAACACATCCAGCTACCCACAGCTCAGCACTCGCAGTAATCCTTCTACCAACGGCTACA GTGATGTCACTCAGTCAGGGTCTCAGTTCCCCTCTAGACCAGCAGAGGCATCAGGCTGGCAGCAGTGGCAGaaccagccacacacacaaaacaatgcAGACACGCATTCTCACATACAGAATAACCAGCCAGAGATGTTTAAT GATGTTCTGTCCATGTTGGATCAGTCTGCGAACTTCAACAGTGAAGATTTTGGAGAAATTCCCATGTTCCCTCCCTTTGCCGATTGA
- the arnt gene encoding aryl hydrocarbon receptor nuclear translocator isoform X1: MASSHSDVPELPSLGMAVSAGSHAGAGAVMSKGSNKRSASSDFEDDEGSKMFRCDDDAGTSNDKERFARENHSEIERRRRNKMTAYITELSEMVPTCSALARKPDKLTILRMAVSHMKSLEGSGNTRADGAYKPSFLTDQELKHLILEAADGFLFVVSCESGRVVYVSDSVTPVLNQAQSDWLGSSLYDQLHPDDKDKLREQLSTSENANSGRMLDLKTGTVKKEGSQSSMRMSMGARRSFICRMRCGSCPVEPVSMNRLSFLKSRNRSGLGPAKDGERQYVVVHCTGYIRSWPPAGVALSEEECDSGQGNRYCLVAIGRLQVTCCPSDTSLNSVSVPVEFISRHNCQGTFTFVDHRCVATVGYQPQELLGKNFLELAHPEDQGLLRDSLQQVVKLRGQVLSVMFRFRAKSREWIWMRTSSFTFQNPYSEEIEYIICTNANVNKAPNQDALSPLSSPRGALPPSLGQNSPNCPSASSPGQMTTRQLQQQQAELEGGAGRDDMYEALPQVPVQPVGAVGADPNHSKVMPSTAPPVNQQVYPSAASFSAAPRPSEPFRSPAVAQPPPSAGQLLAHMSRQSAPSGPAVNGTSPIQVQSGNTAPPGAWTAARPPFSSQQVGGQTGKNQSPQFAMGAFNSSSTSSSSFGQMGGASVSVPSNTSSYPQLSTRSNPSTNGYSDVTQSGSQFPSRPAEASGWQQWQNQPHTQNNADTHSHIQNNQPEMFNDVLSMLDQSANFNSEDFGEIPMFPPFAD; the protein is encoded by the exons ATGGCATCTTCACATTCAG atGTACCTGAGTTGCCTTCATTAGGAATGGCCGTATCAGCTGGATCTCATGCTGGCGCTGGAGCCGTCATGTCAAAGGGCAGCAACAAGCGGTCAGCCAG CTCTGACTTCGAGGATGATGAAGGAAGTAAGATGTTCAG ATGCGATGATGATGCAGGCACCTCCAACGACAAAGAGCGCTTTGCAAG GGAGAACCACAGCGAGATTGAGCGTCGGAGGCGGAACAAGATGACCGCCTACATCACCGAATTGTCCGAAATGGTGCCCACATGCAGCGCGTTGGCACGGAAACCAGACAAGCTGACCATCCTGCGCATGGCCGTGTCGCACATGAAATCTCTGGAAGGCAGCGGCAACACAAGGGCTGACGGAGCATACAAGCCATCTTTCCTCACAGACCAG GAGCTGAAGCACTTGATTTTGGAGGCAGCAGATGGTTTCTTGTTCGTGGTGTCGTGTGAGAGCGGACGGGTCGTTTATGTCTCTGACTCGGTCACACCGGTTTTGAACCAGGCTCAGTCTGACTGGCTTGGGTCGTCTCTGTATGACCAGCTCCATCCAGACGACAAGGACAAACTGAGAGAACAGCTCTCCACCAGCGAGAATGCCAACAGTG GGCGAATGCTGGATCTAAAGACGGGTACAGTGAAGAAGGAGGGTAGCCAGTCATCCATGAGGATGAGTATGGGGGCGCGCCGTTCCTTCATCTGCAGAATGAG atgTGGTTCTTGTCCTGTGGAGCCAGTGTCCATGAACAGGCTCAGCTTTTTAAAGTCCAGAAACAG GAGTGGTTTGGGCCCTGCTAAAGATGGAGAGCGTCAGTATGTGGTGGTACATTGCACTGGTTACATCAGGTCGTGGCCTCCTGCAG GTGTTGCTCTTTCTGAAGAAGAGTGCGACAGTGGCCAAGGAAATCGTTACTGTCTAGTCGCCATTGGGCGGCTACAG GTAACGTGTTGCCCAAGTGATACCAGCTTAAACAGTGTCAGTGTGCCTGTGGAGTTCATTTCTCGCCATAATTGCCAGGGCACATTCACGTTTGTAGATCACCGCTGTGTGGCGACAGTAGGCTACCAGCCTCAG gaACTTCTGGGGAAGAACTTTCTTGAACTGGCCCATCCGGAGGACCAGGGCTTACTCAGAGACAGCTTGCAGCAG GTGGTGAAACTGCGTGGTCAGGTACTGTCTGTGATGTTCCGGTTTCGAGCCAAATCACGGGAGTGGATCTGGATGAGAACCAGCTCCTTCACCTTCCAGAACCCATACTCAGAAGAGATAGAGTACATCATCTGCACCAATGCCAATGTCAA TAAAGCTCCAAATCAGGATGCCCTCTCCCCTCTGTCCTCCCCAAGAGGGGCATTGCCCCCTTCTCTGGGGCAGAACAGTCCCAACTGCCCCTCTGCCTCCAGCCCGGGGCAAATGACCACCAG GcagttgcagcagcagcaggcagaGTTGGAGGGAGGTGCAGGGAGAGACGACATGTATGAGGCTCTTCCTCAG GTTCCAGTGCAGCCAGTTGGAGCCGTTGGTGCTGATCCCA ACCACTCTAAGGTTATGCCTTCCACCGCGCCCCCAGTGAATCAGCAGGTTTACCCTTCAGCTGCATCATTCAGTGCTGCACCTCGGCCCAGCGAGCCCTTCAG GTCACCAGCAGTGGCCCAGCCCCCTCCCTCTGCAGGTCAGCTCCTAGCACACATGTCCCGTCAGAGTGCCCCCTCTGGACctgcagtaaatggcaccagcCCCATTCAGGTGCAGTCGGGTAACACGGCGCCCCCTGGAGCCTGGACCGCCGCACGCCCCCCTTTCAGCTCACAG CAGGTGGGAGGACAGACAGGGAAGAATCAGTCACCCCAGTTTGCTATGGGAGCCTTCAACTCTTCCTCCACATCATCTTCCTCTTTTGGGCAGATGGGTGGAGCTTCAGTCAGTGTTCCATCTAACACATCCAGCTACCCACAGCTCAGCACTCGCAGTAATCCTTCTACCAACGGCTACA GTGATGTCACTCAGTCAGGGTCTCAGTTCCCCTCTAGACCAGCAGAGGCATCAGGCTGGCAGCAGTGGCAGaaccagccacacacacaaaacaatgcAGACACGCATTCTCACATACAGAATAACCAGCCAGAGATGTTTAAT GATGTTCTGTCCATGTTGGATCAGTCTGCGAACTTCAACAGTGAAGATTTTGGAGAAATTCCCATGTTCCCTCCCTTTGCCGATTGA
- the arnt gene encoding aryl hydrocarbon receptor nuclear translocator isoform X2, which yields MASSHSDVPELPSLGMAVSAGSHAGAGAVMSKGSNKRSASSDFEDDEGSKMFRCDDDAGTSNDKERFARENHSEIERRRRNKMTAYITELSEMVPTCSALARKPDKLTILRMAVSHMKSLEGSGNTRADGAYKPSFLTDQELKHLILEAADGFLFVVSCESGRVVYVSDSVTPVLNQAQSDWLGSSLYDQLHPDDKDKLREQLSTSENANSGRMLDLKTGTVKKEGSQSSMRMSMGARRSFICRMRCGSCPVEPVSMNRLSFLKSRNRSGLGPAKDGERQYVVVHCTGYIRSWPPAGVALSEEECDSGQGNRYCLVAIGRLQVTCCPSDTSLNSVSVPVEFISRHNCQGTFTFVDHRCVATVGYQPQELLGKNFLELAHPEDQGLLRDSLQQVVKLRGQVLSVMFRFRAKSREWIWMRTSSFTFQNPYSEEIEYIICTNANVNKAPNQDALSPLSSPRGALPPSLGQNSPNCPSASSPGQMTTRQLQQQQAELEGGAGRDDMYEALPQVPVQPVGAVGADPNHSKVMPSTAPPVNQQVYPSAASFSAAPRPSEPFRSPAVAQPPPSAGQLLAHMSRQSAPSGPAVNGTSPIQVQSGNTAPPGAWTAARPPFSSQVGGQTGKNQSPQFAMGAFNSSSTSSSSFGQMGGASVSVPSNTSSYPQLSTRSNPSTNGYSDVTQSGSQFPSRPAEASGWQQWQNQPHTQNNADTHSHIQNNQPEMFNDVLSMLDQSANFNSEDFGEIPMFPPFAD from the exons ATGGCATCTTCACATTCAG atGTACCTGAGTTGCCTTCATTAGGAATGGCCGTATCAGCTGGATCTCATGCTGGCGCTGGAGCCGTCATGTCAAAGGGCAGCAACAAGCGGTCAGCCAG CTCTGACTTCGAGGATGATGAAGGAAGTAAGATGTTCAG ATGCGATGATGATGCAGGCACCTCCAACGACAAAGAGCGCTTTGCAAG GGAGAACCACAGCGAGATTGAGCGTCGGAGGCGGAACAAGATGACCGCCTACATCACCGAATTGTCCGAAATGGTGCCCACATGCAGCGCGTTGGCACGGAAACCAGACAAGCTGACCATCCTGCGCATGGCCGTGTCGCACATGAAATCTCTGGAAGGCAGCGGCAACACAAGGGCTGACGGAGCATACAAGCCATCTTTCCTCACAGACCAG GAGCTGAAGCACTTGATTTTGGAGGCAGCAGATGGTTTCTTGTTCGTGGTGTCGTGTGAGAGCGGACGGGTCGTTTATGTCTCTGACTCGGTCACACCGGTTTTGAACCAGGCTCAGTCTGACTGGCTTGGGTCGTCTCTGTATGACCAGCTCCATCCAGACGACAAGGACAAACTGAGAGAACAGCTCTCCACCAGCGAGAATGCCAACAGTG GGCGAATGCTGGATCTAAAGACGGGTACAGTGAAGAAGGAGGGTAGCCAGTCATCCATGAGGATGAGTATGGGGGCGCGCCGTTCCTTCATCTGCAGAATGAG atgTGGTTCTTGTCCTGTGGAGCCAGTGTCCATGAACAGGCTCAGCTTTTTAAAGTCCAGAAACAG GAGTGGTTTGGGCCCTGCTAAAGATGGAGAGCGTCAGTATGTGGTGGTACATTGCACTGGTTACATCAGGTCGTGGCCTCCTGCAG GTGTTGCTCTTTCTGAAGAAGAGTGCGACAGTGGCCAAGGAAATCGTTACTGTCTAGTCGCCATTGGGCGGCTACAG GTAACGTGTTGCCCAAGTGATACCAGCTTAAACAGTGTCAGTGTGCCTGTGGAGTTCATTTCTCGCCATAATTGCCAGGGCACATTCACGTTTGTAGATCACCGCTGTGTGGCGACAGTAGGCTACCAGCCTCAG gaACTTCTGGGGAAGAACTTTCTTGAACTGGCCCATCCGGAGGACCAGGGCTTACTCAGAGACAGCTTGCAGCAG GTGGTGAAACTGCGTGGTCAGGTACTGTCTGTGATGTTCCGGTTTCGAGCCAAATCACGGGAGTGGATCTGGATGAGAACCAGCTCCTTCACCTTCCAGAACCCATACTCAGAAGAGATAGAGTACATCATCTGCACCAATGCCAATGTCAA TAAAGCTCCAAATCAGGATGCCCTCTCCCCTCTGTCCTCCCCAAGAGGGGCATTGCCCCCTTCTCTGGGGCAGAACAGTCCCAACTGCCCCTCTGCCTCCAGCCCGGGGCAAATGACCACCAG GcagttgcagcagcagcaggcagaGTTGGAGGGAGGTGCAGGGAGAGACGACATGTATGAGGCTCTTCCTCAG GTTCCAGTGCAGCCAGTTGGAGCCGTTGGTGCTGATCCCA ACCACTCTAAGGTTATGCCTTCCACCGCGCCCCCAGTGAATCAGCAGGTTTACCCTTCAGCTGCATCATTCAGTGCTGCACCTCGGCCCAGCGAGCCCTTCAG GTCACCAGCAGTGGCCCAGCCCCCTCCCTCTGCAGGTCAGCTCCTAGCACACATGTCCCGTCAGAGTGCCCCCTCTGGACctgcagtaaatggcaccagcCCCATTCAGGTGCAGTCGGGTAACACGGCGCCCCCTGGAGCCTGGACCGCCGCACGCCCCCCTTTCAGCTCACAG GTGGGAGGACAGACAGGGAAGAATCAGTCACCCCAGTTTGCTATGGGAGCCTTCAACTCTTCCTCCACATCATCTTCCTCTTTTGGGCAGATGGGTGGAGCTTCAGTCAGTGTTCCATCTAACACATCCAGCTACCCACAGCTCAGCACTCGCAGTAATCCTTCTACCAACGGCTACA GTGATGTCACTCAGTCAGGGTCTCAGTTCCCCTCTAGACCAGCAGAGGCATCAGGCTGGCAGCAGTGGCAGaaccagccacacacacaaaacaatgcAGACACGCATTCTCACATACAGAATAACCAGCCAGAGATGTTTAAT GATGTTCTGTCCATGTTGGATCAGTCTGCGAACTTCAACAGTGAAGATTTTGGAGAAATTCCCATGTTCCCTCCCTTTGCCGATTGA
- the mrpl51 gene encoding large ribosomal subunit protein mL51: protein MASFGSFLKPAVSLLHCMRQFSTGTWSLVRMHGIPKLKEVDRWTKKRSMFGVYDNIGILGDFKVHPKDLILGPSWLRGFRGNELQRLTRKKRMVGDRMMTADKHNLEKRISYLYRRFNRYGKHR from the exons ATGGCTTCATTTGGGAGTTTTCTGAAGCCTGCAGTGTCACTGCTACACTGCATGAGACAGTTcagcacag GAACATGGTCTCTGGTGAGAATGCATGGCATCCCAAAGCTGAAAGAAGTTGACCGGTGGACTAAGAAAAGAAGCATGTTTGGAGTTTATGACAACATTGGAATTTTAG GTGACTTTAAGGTCCACCCCAAGGACCTGATCCTTGGCCCAAGCTGGCTGCGGGGTTTCCGTGGTAACGAGCTCCAGCGCCTCACCAGGAAGAAGCGAATGGTGGGCGATCGGATGATGACTGCAGACAAACACAACCTGGAGAAAAGAATCAGTTACCTCTACCGGCGCTTCAATCGCTACGGAAAACACAGATAG
- the tfpt gene encoding TCF3 fusion partner, with product MMEDFSGLALPPLFGGHILEAELEAAGVELGPGGTEILDNEVPAAGSGQDGEEDRRELDKKKYQTLSKRCKEIEQVNERILGRLHQVQRLTRRMKKERRFLMKTLDSYGDDYRMAQLTIPLEDDCGAVLDSLPAGEDDGSSPSVPHQSTAGPKKKRNRVPKEKERDAQAESDLAVMPEASFAGFPSPSSLSH from the exons ATGATGGAGGATTTCTCAGGCTTGGCTTTGCCGCCCCTCTTTGGGGGTCACATCCTGGAGGCCGAACTGGAGGCGGCTGGAGTGGAGCTGGGCCCAGGAGGCACTGAGATCCTGGACAATGAAGTACCTGCAGCTGGCTCAGGGCAGGATGGTGAAGAGGACAGGAGAGAACTGGACAAAAAGAAATATCAGACTCTGAGCAAGAGGTGCAAGGAAATCGAACAG GTGAATGAAAGGATACTGGGTCGTCTTCACCAGGTCCAAAGACTTACACGCAggatgaagaaagagagaag GTTCCTCATGAAGACACTGGACTCTTATGGAGACGACTACAGAATGGCACAGCTTACCATTCCATTGGAG GATGATTGTGGAGCTGTTTTGGATAGTTTACCTGCTGGAGAGGATGATGGCTCCTCCCCTTCAGTCCCCCACCAGTCAACAGCTGGAcccaagaaaaagagaaatcgAGTCccaaaggagaaagagagagatgctcAG GCTGAGTCGGATCTTGCTGTTATGCCCGAGGCTTCATTCGCTGGCTTCCCCAGCCCCAGCTCCCTCTCGCACTGA
- the ndufa3 gene encoding NADH dehydrogenase [ubiquinone] 1 alpha subcomplex subunit 3 codes for MAAIGRFLRNAWNKEPVVTAACGIGLLSVILPLVSPYTKYSGLLNQAVPYNYPVPVRDDGNMPDIPAHPCDPQGRSLDWVKNL; via the exons ATGGCAGCCA TTGGGAGATTTCTGAGGAACGCCTGGAACAAGGAGCCTGTTGTGACAGCCGCCTGTGGAATCGGGCTCTTGT CTGTTATTCTGCCACTGGTCAGCCCCTATACTAAGTACTCGGGATTATTGAACCAAGCAGTCCCGTACAACTATCCAG TTCCTGTGCGAGATGACGGAAATATGCCAGACATCCCAGCTCATCCATGTGACCCTCAGGGCAGGAGTCTGGACTGGGTGAAGAACCTGTGA